One window of the Salvia miltiorrhiza cultivar Shanhuang (shh) chromosome 6, IMPLAD_Smil_shh, whole genome shotgun sequence genome contains the following:
- the LOC130990763 gene encoding uncharacterized protein LOC130990763, giving the protein MYKKKFSSPCYSASTFGSPDVGLILVFASGKIEIRSLPELSLVKESSIRVLTFSTSRPFSVSDIVVSSSLDGELIIVNGNQELVFVSTLLHEAYRFVDSVSMVLKKNLVNAQGLIYTPPVKEKKKGIFASVIKDNKSSKSRNGHEVETEDCRQSIEELCTIFSTSNFAREIESEEKKIMNEELDIDDIEIEEPKERARVMAGLNRQNITNTFQAIKGKCDPVKISGSYKSSTSQRIYVLLFLLQELV; this is encoded by the exons ATGTACAAAAAGAAATTCAGTTCCCCTTGTTACTCGGCATCAACGTTTGGCTCTCCAGATGTCGGACTTATACTTGTTTTTGCCAGTGGAAAAATCGAGATTAG ATCCCTGCCAGAATTGTCTCTAGTGAAAGAAAGTTCAATAAGAGTGCTCACATTTTCGACTTCTAGACCTTTCTCCGTTTCTGACATTGTAGTGTCGTCATCCCTTGATGGCGAACTCATCATT GTTAACGGCAATCAGGAGTTAGTTTTCGTCTCAACTTTGCTTCATGAGGCTTATAG ATTCGTGGACTCGGTCTCCATGGTTCTAAAGAAAAACCTTGTAAATGCTCAAGGGCTCATCTATACACCGCCCgtgaaagagaagaagaag GGCATatttgcctctgtgataaaagACAATAAGAGTTCAAAATCGAGGAACGGGCATGAGGTGGAAACTGAAGATTGCAGACAAAGTATTGAAGAACTGTGTACCATATTTTCGACATCCAACTTTGCAAGGGAGATTGAAAGCGAGGAGAAGAAGATTATGAATGAGGAGTTGGATATAG ATGACATCGAGATCGAAGAGCCGAAAGAGAGAGCGAGAGTGATGGCAGGGCTAAATAGACAGAATATTACAAATACATTTCAAGCAATTAAAGGTAAGTGTGATCCAGTGAAAATTAGTGGTAGTTACAAGAGTTCTACTTCTCAGAGAATATATGTTCTTTTATTTCTATTACAGGAGCTGGTCTGA
- the LOC130989081 gene encoding cell wall / vacuolar inhibitor of fructosidase 2-like — MRYSWFMLLFTISLSLRPRTSSSADLIQQTCKSTKYYDLCVSSLKSDSSSPKAGDAKGLALIMVRLGVANATATNAYLLSAAANSTSAKKAIKECADKYAFASEALKSSLQDLSDELYDYAYMHVMAAADYPDGCRNAFKRSPGLLYPPEMAHREDGLKRICDVVLGIIDSLA, encoded by the coding sequence ATGCGATACTCTTGGTTCATGCTCCTCTTCACTATCTCCCTCTCACTCCGGCCGAGGACGTCATCGTCGGCCGACTTGATCCAGCAGACATGCAAGAGCACCAAGTACTACGACCTCTGCGTGTCGTCGCTGAAATCCGACTCGTCGAGCCCCAAAGCCGGCGACGCCAAGGGGCTGGCGCTGATCATGGTGAGGCTCGGGGTGGCCAACGCCACCGCCACAAACGCCTACCTGCTCAGCGCCGCCGCAAACAGCACATCAGCGAAGAAGGCGATCAAGGAGTGCGCCGACAAGTATGCATTTGCGAGTGAGGCGCTCAAGAGCTCGCTTCAAGACTTGAGCGACGAGCTCTACGACTACGCCTACATGCATGTCATGGCGGCCGCGGACTACCCGGACGGCTGCCGCAACGCCTTTAAGAGGTCGCCGGGGCTGCTCTACCCGCCGGAGATGGCCCACCGCGAGGACGGCCTCAAGCGCATCTGCGACGTCGTTTTGGGGATTATTGATTCTCTCGCTTGA